A genomic region of Xanthomonas fragariae contains the following coding sequences:
- a CDS encoding methyl-accepting chemotaxis protein, whose protein sequence is MLSTIKNKFLLALLGTLVPCILLCLFLLNSLDNSKENVGTLYQRDFTGSVLASDVDGYLTRVDINILRMIAIGTPDLITQWKQENDKRFIQVEASIAQLNRLLTSEPEHKTQLQKIATSYGRMRLGMQRQVALIEAGDIAGGAEVNRTQVKDNANATFAGLAALREDLSNSAKTRYLQQQASDARAMTMSVIALVLIALAGIGIALLLGNAIARSIQQAVAAVQQLSRGVLDVKVKVTGKDETMQLASAVYLIRDRLQEVIDAQLDMARRHDAGESSYRMDESAFPGEYGNMVRGVNALAGSHIAVTMRLAQIMGRYAIGDLSEDMERLPGDKAVLTATMDTVKQNLVAMNREIGQLSAAAAAGDFSVRGDTERFQYDFRTMVESLNTLMSTADGNLEALSKLLQAIAAGDLTVRMQGDFQGVFARMRDHANATTEQLADIVGRIQLAAGNINSASSEIANGNDDLSRRTEQQAASLEEAAASMEELTSTVKQNAEHARQANQLAVGAATVASQGGDVVGQVVTTMSGIETSSKKIADIISVIDGIAFQTNILALNAAVEAARAGEQGRGFAVVASEVRTLAQRSAGAAKEIKSLIDDSVTQVSKGSGLVRQAGQTMQEIVSSVQRVTDIMGEISAASQEQSTGIEQVNQTVIQMDEATQQNAALVEEATAAARSMEEQAGQLTSAVSIFQVRASLAQPLRPAAAAKLKSIGSGTGGALAARSRKPEPHALD, encoded by the coding sequence ATGTTATCCACCATCAAAAACAAGTTTCTGCTGGCATTGCTGGGCACCTTGGTCCCCTGCATCCTGCTCTGCCTGTTCTTGCTGAACAGCCTGGATAACTCAAAGGAGAACGTGGGCACCCTCTACCAGCGGGACTTCACCGGCTCCGTGCTGGCCAGCGATGTCGACGGCTACTTGACGCGGGTCGATATCAACATCCTGCGCATGATCGCCATCGGCACGCCTGATCTGATTACGCAGTGGAAGCAGGAGAACGACAAGCGATTCATTCAAGTCGAAGCCAGCATTGCACAACTCAACCGCTTGCTCACGAGCGAGCCGGAGCACAAAACGCAACTTCAGAAAATCGCCACCAGCTACGGTCGGATGCGCCTGGGCATGCAGCGCCAGGTTGCGTTGATCGAAGCCGGCGATATCGCGGGCGGCGCGGAAGTGAACCGCACCCAGGTCAAGGACAACGCCAACGCCACGTTTGCCGGACTTGCCGCGTTGCGCGAGGACCTGAGCAACTCCGCCAAGACACGCTATCTGCAGCAGCAGGCTTCCGACGCGCGGGCCATGACGATGTCGGTAATCGCGCTGGTGCTGATCGCACTGGCCGGCATCGGCATTGCACTATTGCTAGGCAACGCCATCGCCCGCTCGATTCAACAAGCGGTTGCGGCGGTCCAGCAGCTGTCGCGCGGGGTGCTCGACGTCAAAGTCAAGGTGACCGGCAAGGACGAAACCATGCAGCTGGCCAGCGCCGTGTACCTGATCCGCGACCGTCTACAAGAAGTGATCGACGCGCAGTTGGACATGGCGCGTCGACACGACGCGGGCGAGAGCAGTTACCGCATGGACGAGAGCGCGTTTCCCGGCGAATACGGGAACATGGTGCGCGGCGTCAATGCACTGGCGGGCTCGCACATCGCGGTAACGATGCGCCTGGCGCAGATCATGGGCCGCTATGCGATCGGCGATCTTTCCGAAGACATGGAGCGGCTGCCGGGCGACAAAGCCGTGCTCACTGCGACGATGGATACAGTCAAGCAGAATTTGGTCGCGATGAATCGCGAGATCGGCCAGCTGTCCGCGGCCGCGGCCGCTGGCGACTTCAGCGTGCGCGGCGACACCGAGCGCTTCCAGTACGACTTCCGCACGATGGTCGAAAGCCTCAACACCTTGATGTCCACCGCCGACGGCAACCTGGAGGCGCTGTCCAAGCTGCTGCAGGCCATTGCCGCTGGCGACCTGACCGTTCGCATGCAGGGCGATTTCCAGGGCGTGTTCGCGCGGATGCGCGACCACGCCAATGCCACCACCGAGCAGCTGGCCGATATCGTCGGCCGCATCCAGCTGGCAGCAGGCAACATCAATAGCGCCTCAAGCGAGATCGCCAACGGCAACGACGATCTGTCGCGGCGCACCGAGCAGCAGGCCGCCAGCCTGGAGGAAGCCGCCGCTTCGATGGAAGAGCTGACTTCGACAGTCAAGCAGAATGCCGAGCACGCACGCCAGGCCAACCAATTGGCCGTCGGCGCGGCGACGGTGGCCTCGCAGGGCGGCGACGTGGTCGGTCAGGTGGTCACCACCATGAGCGGCATCGAGACTTCCTCGAAGAAGATTGCCGACATCATTTCGGTGATCGACGGCATCGCTTTCCAGACCAATATCCTTGCATTGAATGCCGCGGTGGAAGCAGCGCGCGCCGGCGAACAGGGCCGCGGTTTTGCCGTGGTCGCCAGCGAGGTGCGCACTCTCGCCCAGCGCTCGGCCGGCGCGGCCAAGGAGATCAAGAGTTTGATCGACGATTCGGTCACCCAGGTTAGCAAGGGCTCCGGCCTGGTCCGCCAAGCCGGGCAGACCATGCAGGAAATCGTGTCGTCGGTGCAGCGCGTGACCGACATCATGGGCGAGATTTCCGCTGCGTCGCAAGAGCAGTCGACCGGCATCGAGCAGGTCAACCAGACCGTGATCCAGATGGACGAAGCGACACAGCAGAACGCGGCCCTGGTCGAAGAAGCCACCGCAGCGGCGCGCTCGATGGAGGAGCAGGCCGGACAGCTGACCAGCGCCGTTTCGATCTTCCAGGTCCGCGCGAGCCTGGCACAACCGCTGCGCCCCGCCGCAGCGGCAAAGTTGAAGTCGATCGGATCTGGCACCGGCGGTGCGCTGGCGGCACGTAGCCGAAAGCCGGAACCGCACGCACTTGATTGA
- a CDS encoding IS5 family transposase, whose amino-acid sequence MRTRRPAAEEMPADELFRSRLENQIDLRHPLARLSQRMPWTALEQALSSRLPATQAGGGRPALPVWLIAGLLYLKHAYDLSDEAVCERWLENPYWQFFTGEVVFQTRLPCDASSLTRWRQRLGEAGMEEVLAHTINAAHAMQAVDARELSRVIVDTTVQEKAIAYPTDSRLLEVARKKLVLLAKRHGIGLRQSYARQGPALSRKAGRYAHARQFKRMRRVLRRQRTVLGRLVRDIQRKLDQVNTGVRERIAVWLERAQRLYTQRPKDKQKLYALHAPEVECIGKGKARQAYEFGVKVGIAVTACKGLVVGARSFPGNPYDGDTLAEQLEQTRGLLQDVSVEPTVAIVDLGYRGREVDGVQVLHRGKAKTLTRRQWRWIKRRQAVEPVIGHLKDDCRLRRCRLKGAQGDALHVLGCAAGYNLRWLLRWIAFLRAWMRAMRWSSLSTVPLSPTALGA is encoded by the coding sequence ATGCGTACACGCCGTCCTGCTGCCGAAGAGATGCCTGCCGATGAGTTGTTTCGTTCGCGGCTGGAGAACCAGATCGATCTGCGTCATCCGCTGGCGCGGCTGAGCCAACGGATGCCGTGGACGGCGTTGGAGCAAGCACTTTCATCGCGCTTGCCGGCCACCCAGGCCGGTGGCGGTCGGCCGGCATTGCCGGTGTGGCTGATTGCCGGTTTGCTCTACCTCAAACACGCCTACGACCTGTCCGATGAAGCGGTGTGCGAGCGCTGGCTGGAGAATCCGTACTGGCAGTTCTTCACCGGTGAGGTCGTGTTCCAGACGCGTTTGCCGTGCGATGCCAGCTCGCTGACGCGCTGGCGGCAGCGCCTGGGTGAGGCCGGGATGGAAGAGGTGTTGGCGCACACCATCAACGCCGCACATGCCATGCAGGCGGTGGACGCACGCGAGTTGTCGCGGGTGATCGTGGACACCACGGTGCAGGAAAAGGCGATTGCCTATCCGACCGACAGCCGTTTGCTGGAGGTGGCACGCAAGAAGCTGGTGTTACTGGCCAAGCGGCACGGCATCGGATTGCGGCAGAGCTACGCGCGGCAAGGCCCGGCCCTGAGCCGCAAGGCAGGTCGGTATGCGCATGCGCGCCAGTTCAAGCGGATGCGGCGCGTCCTGCGACGTCAACGCACAGTGCTGGGACGGCTCGTGCGCGACATCCAACGCAAACTCGATCAGGTAAACACCGGCGTGCGCGAGCGCATCGCTGTCTGGCTGGAACGTGCGCAACGGCTGTACACGCAGCGTCCGAAGGACAAACAAAAACTGTACGCATTGCATGCCCCGGAAGTGGAATGCATCGGCAAGGGCAAGGCGCGTCAAGCGTACGAATTCGGCGTCAAGGTCGGCATTGCGGTCACCGCCTGCAAGGGATTGGTCGTGGGTGCGCGCAGCTTCCCGGGCAACCCGTACGACGGCGATACCTTGGCCGAGCAGCTGGAGCAGACACGCGGGTTGCTGCAGGATGTGAGCGTAGAACCGACGGTGGCGATCGTGGACCTGGGCTATCGCGGGCGCGAAGTCGATGGCGTGCAGGTCCTGCATCGCGGCAAGGCCAAGACGCTGACGCGACGGCAATGGCGCTGGATCAAGCGACGGCAGGCGGTGGAGCCGGTGATCGGACATCTGAAAGACGACTGCCGGTTGCGTCGCTGCAGGCTGAAAGGTGCCCAAGGCGATGCGCTGCACGTGCTCGGCTGCGCCGCTGGCTACAACCTGCGCTGGCTGCTGCGCTGGATCGCGTTTTTGCGTGCCTGGATGCGGGCGATGAGATGGTCATCCTTGAGTACCGTGCCGCTGTCACCGACGGCACTTGGCGCTTGA
- a CDS encoding amino acid permease — protein sequence MPHPSLPPCPAAPSATPALRHALKPRQLMMMGLGTAIGAGLFLGSGVGIHAAGPAVLVSYLIAGALVIIVMNALGEMAAAKPASGAFSVYAADAMGPTAGATVGWLWWLQIVVVIAAEAVGAAGLLASVWPVLPVPLLALVFMAIFTAINLLGVRNFGEFEFWFAILKVVAIIVFLLIGMVLLAGWLPGVTSPGLSNVTQNGGFAPNGLAGVGAALLVVVFAFGGTEIVAVAAAETADPGRSLARTIRTVAWRILVFYIGSISVIVAVVPWTSKALSSPFAAVLDVARIPGAATAITLVAVVALLSALNANLYGASRMIFSLAQRGEAPRLLGKTSGEQVPLAAVIASVLFGFAAAALELLYPNKVLPMLLNIVGATCLLVWTISLLSQLILRARADRAGITLPFRMRGYPFLTVLALVILAVIFVLLASSADTRAQFLSMVGLAAAIAVISEVARRVRGRT from the coding sequence ATGCCGCACCCGTCCCTGCCTCCCTGTCCCGCCGCTCCGTCCGCCACCCCTGCATTGCGCCACGCGCTGAAACCGCGGCAATTGATGATGATGGGCCTGGGCACGGCAATCGGCGCCGGGCTGTTTCTCGGCTCCGGCGTGGGCATCCACGCGGCCGGGCCGGCGGTGCTGGTGTCGTATCTGATCGCCGGCGCGTTGGTGATCATCGTGATGAACGCGCTGGGCGAGATGGCGGCTGCCAAGCCGGCCAGCGGTGCGTTTTCGGTATACGCGGCCGATGCGATGGGGCCGACCGCCGGTGCGACGGTCGGCTGGTTGTGGTGGCTGCAGATCGTGGTGGTGATCGCGGCCGAAGCGGTCGGCGCGGCAGGCTTGCTCGCCTCGGTCTGGCCGGTGTTGCCGGTGCCGTTGCTGGCGCTGGTGTTCATGGCCATCTTCACTGCGATCAATCTGCTGGGAGTGCGCAACTTCGGCGAGTTCGAATTCTGGTTCGCCATCCTCAAGGTCGTGGCGATCATCGTGTTCCTGCTGATCGGTATGGTCTTGCTGGCCGGCTGGTTGCCCGGCGTGACATCGCCCGGGCTGTCCAACGTCACCCAGAACGGCGGCTTCGCGCCCAACGGCCTGGCCGGCGTCGGCGCGGCCTTACTGGTGGTGGTGTTCGCCTTCGGCGGCACCGAGATCGTGGCGGTGGCCGCGGCGGAAACCGCCGACCCCGGCCGCAGCCTGGCACGTACCATTCGCACCGTGGCCTGGCGCATCCTGGTGTTCTACATCGGCTCGATCAGCGTGATCGTGGCGGTGGTGCCGTGGACCAGCAAAGCGCTCAGCTCGCCGTTCGCCGCCGTGCTGGACGTGGCGCGCATTCCCGGTGCGGCCACCGCCATCACGCTGGTCGCGGTGGTGGCATTGCTGTCTGCGCTCAATGCAAATCTGTATGGCGCGTCGCGGATGATCTTCTCGCTGGCACAGCGTGGCGAAGCGCCGCGGTTGCTGGGCAAGACCAGCGGCGAGCAGGTGCCGCTGGCGGCGGTGATCGCCAGCGTGTTGTTCGGCTTCGCAGCAGCAGCGCTGGAGTTGCTGTATCCCAACAAGGTGCTGCCGATGCTGCTCAACATCGTCGGCGCCACCTGCCTACTGGTATGGACGATCTCGCTGCTGTCGCAGCTGATCCTGCGCGCACGCGCGGACCGCGCCGGCATCACGCTGCCGTTCCGCATGCGTGGTTACCCGTTCCTGACGGTGCTGGCTCTGGTCATCCTGGCAGTGATTTTCGTATTGCTGGCGTCCTCGGCTGATACGCGCGCGCAGTTCCTGTCGATGGTCGGTTTGGCCGCTGCTATTGCCGTGATCAGCGAAGTGGCGCGACGCGTACGTGGCCGAACTTGA
- a CDS encoding membrane dipeptidase produces the protein MSAVSPESSAVLPAAHTLDALHALAYPIDTHLDSLYLSRLVGCDFWKGDWKANRRSLIIWLINKTSPRGRNQPLMYHVSGPDFLAGGYGGACFSAHALWENLIAVPFLDPWKNWVDHQRYVEAVVAASEGRMRLARSAAEVRAIRAEGLCCAILSLEGAHMLGPRGISSQALRLKRLEIAAKAGAAYLTLNHFSHTDISQAGYAPLNPWRSIEGGGLSEFGKEVVERCIDVGLLLDLSHTSGQGIIDACGICTRRNVPAFASHGASRSVTRGAETRPSRHLDRGLDDQAIRAIVQTGGCISVILAPYFLQHSYLADGKPNMDADLAFVIRYYEAFARQITDMGIVADPWKYLSFGSDFDGGISSLPMDMRSGADLPKLTQAMIDAGWPAQRIVDVYSGNFLRVWERVRP, from the coding sequence ATGAGTGCCGTTTCGCCTGAGAGTTCTGCTGTCTTGCCTGCCGCCCACACGCTGGATGCATTGCATGCGCTGGCTTATCCTATCGACACGCATCTGGACTCCCTTTATCTGTCGCGGTTGGTCGGTTGCGACTTCTGGAAGGGCGATTGGAAGGCGAATCGACGCTCTCTGATAATCTGGCTGATCAACAAGACCTCGCCGAGAGGTCGCAATCAACCGCTGATGTACCATGTGAGCGGTCCAGACTTTCTCGCGGGCGGTTACGGCGGCGCCTGTTTCAGCGCCCACGCGCTATGGGAGAACCTCATTGCCGTGCCTTTTCTCGACCCTTGGAAAAACTGGGTGGATCATCAGCGCTATGTCGAGGCGGTGGTGGCGGCAAGCGAGGGTCGGATGCGGCTGGCACGCAGCGCCGCTGAGGTGCGCGCGATTCGAGCCGAAGGTCTCTGCTGCGCCATTCTGTCGTTGGAAGGCGCGCATATGCTTGGTCCGCGCGGTATCAGCAGCCAGGCGCTGCGGCTGAAACGCCTGGAAATCGCTGCGAAGGCCGGCGCCGCTTATTTGACGCTCAACCATTTCAGCCATACCGACATATCCCAGGCCGGCTATGCGCCGCTCAATCCGTGGCGCAGTATCGAGGGCGGGGGGCTCTCGGAGTTCGGCAAGGAGGTCGTGGAGCGCTGCATCGATGTTGGGCTTCTGTTGGATCTCTCCCATACGTCGGGGCAAGGGATTATCGACGCCTGCGGCATCTGCACGCGGCGCAATGTGCCGGCCTTCGCCTCGCATGGCGCATCGCGCAGCGTCACCCGTGGCGCCGAGACGCGGCCGTCGCGTCATCTCGACCGGGGGCTCGACGACCAGGCGATCCGTGCCATCGTTCAGACCGGTGGCTGCATCAGCGTCATTTTGGCGCCGTACTTTCTGCAACACTCCTATCTAGCTGACGGCAAGCCGAATATGGATGCCGATCTGGCTTTTGTCATTCGCTATTATGAAGCCTTCGCTCGACAGATCACCGACATGGGTATCGTCGCAGATCCGTGGAAATACTTGAGTTTCGGCAGCGATTTCGATGGCGGCATTTCCAGCTTGCCGATGGATATGCGCAGCGGCGCGGATTTGCCCAAGCTCACGCAGGCGATGATTGATGCCGGCTGGCCTGCTCAACGCATTGTCGATGTTTATAGCGGCAATTTCCTGCGGGTCTGGGAGCGGGTGCGGCCGTAG